The proteins below come from a single Leptospira levettii genomic window:
- the rfbC gene encoding dTDP-4-dehydrorhamnose 3,5-epimerase, translating to MIFSETGIKGSYVADLKKIEDSRGFFGRAFCTTEFSELGITSDIKQANLSYTSKKGTIRGMHFQKHPYEEMKAIRCIRGSIFDVVLDLRPESETFKRWFGIKLSAENYKMLIIPEGCAHGFQTLENDIEVFYLVSKEFSPSHDAGVRFDDPAFQIHWPLKVSEISDKDKSFKDFPL from the coding sequence ATGATATTTTCTGAAACAGGAATAAAAGGATCTTATGTTGCAGATCTAAAAAAAATTGAAGACTCAAGGGGTTTTTTTGGTAGGGCATTTTGCACAACTGAATTTTCTGAATTGGGCATTACGTCAGATATTAAACAAGCAAACTTATCTTATACTTCTAAAAAAGGTACGATTAGAGGTATGCATTTTCAAAAGCATCCCTATGAGGAAATGAAAGCTATACGTTGTATACGTGGATCTATTTTTGATGTTGTTTTGGATTTAAGACCTGAATCGGAGACATTTAAACGTTGGTTTGGAATTAAATTAAGTGCTGAAAATTATAAAATGCTAATCATACCCGAAGGTTGTGCTCATGGATTTCAGACATTGGAGAACGATATTGAAGTTTTTTATTTAGTATCAAAAGAATTTTCTCCATCTCATGATGCAGGAGTAAGGTTCGATGATCCTGCTTTCCAAATTCATTGGCCACTTAAAGTTTCAGAAATTTCGGATAAAGACAAATCTTTTAAGGATTTTCCATTATGA